A single Bacillus sp. OxB-1 DNA region contains:
- the bcd gene encoding branched-chain amino acid dehydrogenase: MEIFKKLEEHDYEQLVICQDKTSGLKAIIAIHDTTLGPALGGARMWTYESEEAAIEDALRLARGMTYKNAAAGLNLGGGKTVIIGDPRTDKNDEMFRAFGRYIEGLNGRYITAEDVGTTEEDMDLIHLETDYVTGTSAADSGSSGNPSPVTAFGIYKGMKATAKEAFGDDSLAGKTIAVQGVGNVAYSLCEYLHEEGAKLIVTDINEEAVQRAVEAFGATAVGIDEIYSQEADIFAPCALGAVINDDTIPQLKVKVIAGSANNQLKDPSHGDQLHEMGIVYAPDYVINSGGVINVADELDGYNRERALKRVATIYDTIEKIFAISKRDNIPSYVAADRLAEERIARVAKVRSQFLQNEKSVLSRR; encoded by the coding sequence TTGGAAATCTTCAAAAAATTAGAAGAACATGACTACGAACAATTGGTGATCTGCCAGGACAAAACGTCCGGTCTCAAAGCGATCATTGCAATCCATGACACGACACTCGGCCCTGCCCTTGGCGGCGCCCGCATGTGGACGTATGAAAGTGAAGAAGCGGCGATCGAAGACGCTCTTCGCTTGGCGCGGGGAATGACGTATAAAAATGCCGCAGCGGGACTCAATCTCGGCGGAGGGAAAACCGTCATCATCGGCGATCCGCGGACCGATAAGAACGACGAAATGTTCCGCGCGTTCGGCCGCTATATCGAAGGGTTGAATGGCCGCTATATCACCGCGGAAGACGTGGGGACGACGGAAGAGGATATGGACTTGATCCATTTGGAAACCGATTATGTCACGGGAACATCCGCTGCGGATTCGGGTTCATCCGGAAACCCTTCCCCTGTAACGGCTTTCGGTATATACAAAGGCATGAAAGCAACCGCCAAGGAAGCGTTCGGCGATGATTCGCTGGCAGGAAAGACGATTGCTGTCCAAGGTGTCGGGAATGTCGCTTACTCATTATGCGAATATTTGCATGAAGAAGGCGCCAAACTGATTGTCACCGATATTAACGAAGAAGCGGTCCAACGGGCAGTGGAGGCGTTTGGTGCAACGGCAGTCGGGATCGATGAGATCTATTCACAGGAAGCGGACATTTTCGCCCCTTGCGCACTCGGGGCCGTCATCAATGATGACACTATCCCGCAATTGAAAGTGAAAGTGATTGCGGGATCGGCGAACAACCAATTGAAAGATCCATCCCATGGAGATCAACTCCATGAAATGGGCATTGTCTATGCACCGGACTACGTCATCAATTCCGGCGGCGTCATCAACGTCGCTGATGAATTGGATGGCTATAACCGGGAACGGGCATTGAAACGGGTGGCAACTATCTATGACACCATTGAAAAGATTTTTGCCATTTCAAAACGGGACAACATCCCGTCCTACGTCGCTGCAGACCGCTTAGCGGAAGAACGGATCGCGCGTGTCGCAAAAGTTCGCAGCCAATTTTTGCAAAATGAGAAAAGCGTCCTATCGAGACGATAA
- a CDS encoding DUF2627 domain-containing protein — protein sequence MARLMAFIVLLIPGLIAAWGIKLMRDALFGILYSPIPFGWLQFLIGLLMMAGGIGFFAGFLLRRDRRTGRVQERFKQK from the coding sequence ATGGCGCGCCTAATGGCTTTTATCGTTCTGCTGATTCCTGGCCTGATTGCAGCCTGGGGCATCAAATTGATGAGGGATGCATTGTTCGGCATTTTGTATTCTCCGATTCCGTTCGGATGGTTGCAGTTTTTGATCGGTCTCCTCATGATGGCTGGAGGAATCGGCTTCTTTGCAGGTTTCCTTTTGCGTCGGGATCGGCGGACAGGCCGAGTTCAAGAGCGTTTTAAACAAAAATGA
- a CDS encoding FapA family protein, with translation MLVENEYFELDVEGEQVLMRTKKIGFPMKSFDAITREYPRFRIDSFAILRKALTEPEEVHVIGSWLPEIEVVIAQDRMKAQLVINIPIADFDQEKEKIIQQAEKLLDEAGIIHGRRPYWEDPYEPGQPIDAAIGTPPEKGADARLRYIEMPEKRPIIREDGSADYYEMNFVTPIQEGQWLGEKTAPQEGIDGTDVLGHSVPALRGQDAKLDYDRTSVYEVREGDKIVLRAVHSGALEYTNGIVGVGKQLVIDGDVGPETGSISFDGTVIIRGTIMPGFSVTATGDISVEGNEGVTNAKEVLSSGGDIYIKGGVFGGGETVLEAQGDIFIKHANNCKLFGKNVHIGLYLIGTDVVADCVFVDKNKGKIIGGHIEALHLIECAIAGNSHERMTVLHAKGTDKEGLYKEIQSLAKELKERRELVQRLEQHEGQFQESGSRMAVQLEAYTKLKKTLEENRSVILEMDQEIQLGMARIKQAAPPKIEVTKEAFPGVVIRIGNKSSTLHISTNGVFEMADGVLNV, from the coding sequence TTGTTAGTCGAAAACGAATATTTCGAATTGGATGTTGAAGGAGAACAGGTTTTGATGCGTACCAAGAAGATCGGCTTTCCAATGAAATCATTTGATGCGATTACACGCGAATATCCGCGTTTCAGGATTGACTCCTTCGCAATATTACGGAAAGCGCTTACAGAACCCGAAGAAGTGCATGTGATCGGCAGTTGGCTGCCGGAGATCGAGGTGGTGATTGCACAAGACCGCATGAAGGCTCAGCTTGTGATCAATATTCCGATTGCTGATTTTGATCAAGAGAAAGAGAAAATCATTCAACAGGCGGAAAAATTGCTCGATGAGGCCGGTATAATTCATGGACGAAGACCGTATTGGGAAGATCCTTATGAGCCGGGTCAACCGATTGATGCAGCTATCGGGACTCCTCCTGAAAAAGGGGCGGACGCTCGATTACGCTATATCGAAATGCCTGAGAAAAGGCCGATCATCCGTGAAGATGGGTCTGCGGATTATTACGAGATGAATTTTGTGACCCCTATCCAAGAAGGCCAGTGGCTGGGGGAGAAAACAGCTCCGCAGGAAGGGATTGATGGAACCGACGTACTCGGCCATTCCGTTCCGGCGTTGAGAGGGCAAGATGCCAAATTGGACTATGACCGAACTTCGGTCTATGAAGTCCGGGAAGGCGATAAAATCGTGTTGCGGGCTGTCCATTCCGGTGCTTTGGAATATACGAACGGCATCGTCGGGGTTGGGAAGCAGCTAGTCATCGACGGAGATGTAGGGCCGGAAACAGGTTCTATTTCATTCGATGGCACCGTTATTATCCGGGGAACGATCATGCCGGGGTTTTCCGTCACGGCAACGGGCGATATTTCAGTTGAGGGGAATGAAGGGGTCACCAATGCCAAAGAGGTGCTTTCTTCAGGAGGGGATATTTACATTAAAGGGGGCGTCTTTGGAGGCGGGGAAACGGTCCTCGAGGCGCAAGGCGATATTTTTATCAAGCACGCAAATAATTGCAAATTGTTTGGGAAAAACGTCCATATCGGTTTGTATTTGATTGGTACAGATGTCGTGGCGGACTGTGTGTTTGTAGATAAGAACAAAGGGAAAATTATCGGTGGGCATATTGAGGCCCTTCATCTGATCGAGTGTGCAATCGCTGGAAACAGTCATGAACGGATGACGGTCCTGCATGCCAAAGGGACGGATAAAGAAGGTCTCTACAAGGAAATACAGTCTCTGGCGAAAGAATTGAAAGAGCGCCGAGAACTCGTGCAGCGGTTGGAGCAGCACGAAGGACAGTTCCAAGAATCTGGGAGCCGTATGGCCGTCCAACTTGAGGCGTATACGAAATTGAAAAAGACGCTGGAAGAGAATCGGAGCGTCATTTTAGAGATGGACCAGGAAATCCAGTTGGGTATGGCCAGGATCAAACAAGCCGCTCCACCGAAGATCGAAGTGACGAAAGAGGCGTTTCCAGGCGTAGTCATCAGGATCGGAAATAAGTCTTCCACATTGCACATTTCAACAAATGGCGTTTTTGAAATGGCCGACGGGGTGCTGAATGTCTAA
- a CDS encoding sigma-54-dependent Fis family transcriptional regulator, which translates to MQNVLIVGAGEGGSVLLNLLIHHESMNVIAIVDTNNEAPGIRRAQELGIPYGTDWRSFLTDDVHIIFDVTGDESIFPQLIEARQDHSVIIPGSVANLLVQLLQENNTYIKRIRGEMHKQQMVFDSIEEGMIGISSNGQIDFINKSASKMTGIRIEDAVGRPINEVIPMSNLLAVYESGKAEMNRELVLGNGLKIVTSRYPLFNNTGDKVGAFAVFKDISEVVALAEEVTGLNEMKTMLEAIIHSSDDAISVVDEHGNGILINPAYTRITGLTEEEIIGKPASEDIIEGESIHMKVLQTKKPIRGVSMRIGENSRDVIVNVAPIIVDQEVKGSVGVIHDITEMRSLMNELAEARTIIRKLEETYTFDDIYGSSHELEISVELAKLAAKSSLPVLLRGEVGTGKELFAHAIHSGSERKPNKFIRVNCSAIHSSRLEAEIFGQEELSGLGKWEVTKGLIGEAENGTLFLDEVAELPLLIQQKLATFVTEGAVTRKGGTEPVQYDVRIITASSRNLEKAMQQGELLEELYYPLNRIAIHVPPLRTRKSDIPEIAGRVLEKLNRELGMNIGEITEEAMKHLQQHDWPGNVRELENVLSRAMIYMEPGESVIGLGNVVKSLSSRGNKELESTLLETNTLASIMEDYEKTILDTALKENGGNKSLTANRLGISLRSLYYKLEKYDLI; encoded by the coding sequence TTGCAAAACGTTTTGATAGTAGGAGCAGGGGAAGGGGGATCCGTCCTGCTGAACCTTCTCATACACCATGAATCCATGAATGTAATTGCAATTGTCGATACAAACAACGAGGCACCCGGGATACGGCGTGCGCAGGAATTGGGCATCCCCTACGGAACGGATTGGCGGTCATTCCTCACAGATGATGTCCACATCATCTTTGATGTGACGGGGGACGAATCGATCTTTCCCCAACTGATTGAAGCCAGGCAGGACCATTCAGTCATCATCCCGGGGTCTGTTGCCAATCTGCTCGTCCAATTGCTCCAAGAGAACAATACATACATAAAGCGGATCCGCGGGGAAATGCATAAGCAGCAGATGGTCTTTGATTCGATCGAAGAAGGAATGATCGGCATCAGTTCCAACGGCCAAATCGACTTCATTAATAAAAGCGCTTCCAAAATGACGGGGATTCGAATCGAGGATGCTGTTGGGAGACCGATTAACGAAGTGATTCCCATGTCCAATCTGCTCGCTGTCTATGAAAGTGGCAAAGCCGAGATGAATCGGGAACTGGTCCTTGGCAACGGATTGAAGATCGTCACCTCCCGCTATCCGTTATTCAACAATACGGGAGATAAAGTGGGTGCTTTCGCCGTATTCAAGGATATTTCGGAAGTCGTGGCACTTGCCGAAGAAGTGACCGGTCTCAATGAAATGAAAACGATGCTCGAAGCAATCATCCATTCGAGCGATGATGCGATTTCGGTCGTTGACGAGCATGGGAACGGCATTCTCATCAATCCGGCGTATACGAGGATTACGGGGCTGACGGAGGAGGAAATCATCGGGAAGCCGGCATCCGAGGATATCATCGAAGGGGAAAGCATCCATATGAAGGTGCTGCAAACCAAAAAACCGATCCGTGGCGTCAGTATGAGGATCGGCGAGAATAGCCGGGATGTCATCGTCAATGTCGCTCCGATAATAGTAGACCAGGAAGTGAAGGGCAGTGTCGGCGTCATTCACGACATAACGGAGATGCGCAGCTTGATGAATGAACTGGCAGAGGCCCGCACCATTATTCGTAAATTGGAAGAAACATACACATTCGATGATATTTACGGAAGTTCGCATGAATTGGAGATTTCCGTGGAACTGGCGAAGCTTGCCGCCAAGTCGTCCTTGCCGGTTCTGCTGCGTGGGGAAGTCGGTACCGGAAAAGAGCTGTTTGCCCATGCCATTCATAGTGGCAGCGAACGGAAACCGAATAAATTCATACGAGTGAACTGTTCCGCGATCCATTCGTCCCGGTTGGAAGCGGAAATTTTCGGCCAAGAGGAACTGAGCGGCTTGGGAAAATGGGAAGTGACGAAAGGCTTGATCGGCGAAGCGGAAAACGGAACGTTATTTTTAGACGAAGTTGCGGAGTTGCCGCTTTTAATTCAACAGAAATTGGCCACTTTCGTCACAGAGGGGGCCGTTACGAGAAAAGGGGGTACCGAACCGGTCCAGTACGATGTTCGGATCATAACGGCCAGTTCGCGGAACTTGGAAAAAGCGATGCAGCAGGGTGAGTTACTTGAAGAGTTGTATTACCCGCTCAACCGGATTGCGATACATGTCCCTCCGTTGCGCACAAGGAAATCGGATATCCCCGAAATTGCCGGGCGGGTCTTGGAAAAGCTGAATCGGGAGCTGGGCATGAATATCGGCGAAATTACAGAGGAAGCGATGAAGCATTTGCAGCAGCATGATTGGCCGGGAAACGTGCGGGAATTGGAGAATGTGCTCAGTCGGGCGATGATCTATATGGAGCCGGGCGAATCGGTCATCGGACTGGGAAATGTGGTTAAATCGCTTTCATCCAGGGGAAATAAAGAGTTAGAATCGACCCTGCTGGAGACGAATACGCTTGCATCGATCATGGAGGATTATGAAAAAACAATTCTTGATACGGCGCTCAAGGAAAATGGCGGAAACAAGTCGTTGACAGCAAACCGGCTCGGCATTTCGCTACGTTCCCTTTACTACAAATTGGAGAAATATGACTTGATCTGA
- a CDS encoding glycerophosphodiester phosphodiesterase gives MSNPLILAHRGASGARFENTMAAFEKAYEDGADGIELDVQITEDGIPIVIHDPDFARVAGIRRRVSSITGVEVAALRVGKRFLRVFMGHPIPTLLETVTFCHQRSLVLNVELKETVSERPDSIARILSHLSILDHVHISSFDYAVLEKVKQLDPKMETAYLLRKKGVDWAHLDRYHCADGFHLHKRLLKEPYLGELKATGKVLRIYGVTGNEPMTFQPPSYIGGWITDFPKRFTNRKRT, from the coding sequence ATGTCTAATCCTCTTATTTTAGCGCATCGCGGAGCATCCGGTGCGCGGTTTGAAAACACGATGGCTGCTTTTGAAAAGGCGTATGAAGACGGAGCCGATGGAATTGAATTGGACGTCCAAATAACGGAGGACGGGATTCCAATTGTCATCCATGACCCCGATTTTGCAAGAGTTGCTGGAATCCGGAGGAGGGTGTCTTCGATAACCGGTGTGGAAGTGGCAGCGCTCCGGGTCGGGAAGCGTTTTTTGCGGGTATTTATGGGGCATCCGATTCCGACGTTGTTGGAAACCGTGACGTTTTGCCATCAACGGAGCCTGGTCCTCAATGTGGAGCTGAAAGAGACAGTATCGGAAAGGCCCGATTCAATCGCCCGCATTCTGTCCCACCTGTCCATATTGGACCATGTCCATATTTCGTCCTTTGACTATGCTGTATTGGAAAAGGTGAAACAGTTGGATCCGAAGATGGAGACAGCCTACTTGCTGCGAAAAAAAGGGGTCGACTGGGCACATTTGGACCGGTACCATTGTGCGGATGGTTTCCATCTGCATAAACGGCTTTTAAAAGAGCCTTATCTTGGGGAATTGAAGGCCACCGGGAAAGTGCTCCGCATCTATGGTGTGACGGGGAACGAGCCGATGACATTCCAGCCGCCTTCCTATATCGGGGGATGGATCACCGATTTTCCTAAACGTTTTACCAATCGAAAAAGAACCTAG